Genomic segment of Sodaliphilus pleomorphus:
TAGTTCTCATCATAGACTCCTCTAAATTCATTCTGTCTATATAGAAGCCATCAAACTCACCACGAACTTTATAGCCACCAGACCTAAATGTTTGTTCAAGGATTGACAACGCTTCTCTTTCTGAAATAATATCTACTCCTATTTGACTAATTGCTGAATTATAATATGATGCTATTGGACTAAAAATTGACGAATATGATGTTTCGACCGCATAATCATTTGCGTAGCCACGGTTGTCTGAATACCAATACGGCAGCGTGCCTCGCTGTTCTGCAACTGCCAGCCGCTCTTGGTTGTCCTGCACCCATTGCTTGAAACCAGCAGGAACATCAGTCACTTCATTCACGCTTGGCGCACTGGTATCGCCAGACCAAAACTCGCTCTCCGTTTTAAGAATCGGGATTGTGTAGCACATACAATTCGGGTGCCAGCCCATGAACACGAAGTCCTTTGGGTACTTGCCCTGTGCGCTATCACAGATGTCAGTAATTTCATGACTGAAACTCAACTTGACCTCAAAGCCGACAACGAAGTCCATCTGTTTCCAGCGCGTCTGTTCTGCTGTACGATAAGCCATATTGATTTCTGTCCTCGCCAGTCTGATCGAGCGGTACTCGCAATCTTGGCAGGTCACAGCTTGACCGAAACGCTCCTTATAATCTGCTTTCAGCGACGGAAAGTCATGCAAGTATTTACTCAACTGCTTAGACAGAGTAACTGCGCTTGTGCCTTTCTCAATGGCTGACGAGATGGCATGCTCCAGTTCTTGCTTGTAGTTACTCGACTGGTTCCACAACTTGGTAGACAAGTTCATTCCACGCTCTGTGCGTTCTTGGAATGCCCTCAGAGCGTCACTATTCTTTTGGTAGTACACCTTAGTTTTCTCACCATGTATCGTTGCTCCATACGACCTTAAAACGTCATTTGCCAGCAGGTCTTGAACAAGGTTACTCTCTTTCCATTCTGCCGATGTACCCGAATAGATTAGACCACGCATTTCACGAACAAACCTCTCTTGCAGCCGATTCACCGCATCTGCTGTCATTGGGTAGTCAGAGAAGCGAAACACACCACCAGCAAATCCAGTGCCGGTGGCTATCTTTGCCGCCTCAACATTCAACAGGTCATAGATATTCTGAACTGCCAACGAATATTTGTTGAGCCGACCTTTCAACTTCGCATAGCGGTTGCGTTGGTTCGGTGTTCTCATCTTCTCGGCTTATATTTGTCGTTGCAGCCATCGTGGTCAAGGAATTGAAGAAACTCTCGGAACGGACAACGGCAAAGAATAAGATGCCCGTCAAGAGCCTCATCCTGCCAATCAGTGGAATTGCCACACTCTCGGCACTTATGCTGTATGGTCGCTTTCTTCTGTCGTGCCATTACTTTTTACCACCTCTTGCTCTGCGATCGCCAGCACTGTCTGACTTTGAGCCACGATTTACAGATGATTTCTTATAGACCAACCCACGACTGGTATGCGACAAGTCCTTACCTCTGCGACTTGCCTTGCCGTACTTCTTGTCATGTTCAGCATTGGCTTTCTTCAACTCGCCACGCTTTTTCACCTGCTCGGGTTTGCTGTTGAACTCGGTGTCGTAAGCCTTTTTCTTCGCCCTTGCTTTTGGGTGAGTTTGGTAGTATTTTGCGCTACGACTTGACATCGGTCTTGACATTTATATAGATACAACCACTCACGATAATGTCGACTCCTTGTTTGTGGACATTATACTCAATATACTCGCCTTTTAGCAGTCCTGCATAAATTGACTGGCGGACACGCTTTTTTGTGTCGCTTATTAACTCATGTTGCGCCTTGACATATGAGCAGCCTTTGCGCTGGCGATAGTGACCAATTTCGGCAGGTGACACCGCAAATGAAATGCCGAGTTTCTTTGTTTCACGTCCTTTCTCTGACACCATGCTGAATAGACTTGGGTTAAGCCATGTAGCAAGACGGATAAGGTATGTTGCTATCTTTTCTTTCATAAGTCATTGAATTTACATAGCGCCCTCAAAAACGCTATTCATCTGAACGGACTTTTCTTTCGCTGATTCTTGCTGTATCTGCTCCAGTGTAGCTTGTGCGTCTTTCGACTTGCCAAAACGTTCGATACTCTCCAGTTGGCTTTCAATAGCTTTGCCACCATTAGCCTTCATGCGTAGGTTGATTTCTGCTTCTTCATTGCGCATAACGTAAGGCTGAATATGGTGGGTCACAATCACGTTATCAACCTCACTTGCCCACGCTTGGTTCATCTGTTTGATAAAAGCCTTAATCACGTTACACTCTCGCTCAAAGAACTCTATCATCGGTTGGCTCTCCTCGCCAGTGCGGAGCAAGGCATCCATCAGAACCGTCATGCGAGCGTCGTAACCTATATTGCCCAGTGCCATCATGTTCTTGAAACTGGTATCGGGCATTTGGTTGAGTTGCCAAAACAAATCCAGCGAGCGGTCTATGTGGCTCTTGGTGGCTTCCTGTGACTGGTTCCATGACACATAGGACACATCACCGCCATTCTGCACTCTGTACACACGTCTGGTCTCACCCTTTTCTTCTTTGCCCGCTACGCCTCCAGCTACTTTGAGGATTGGTGCAGAATTGTAGGCCACGACATCGCTGTCACGAGAATGGGTGTACTCAACGTCCTCACGCAGTTGCGGTGTTCCTTGCTCCCACGTGGGGTTGTCTCGCCAAGCATACGACCCCGGTATCTTGCCAATCAGTATTTCATCACCATAGGTCGTGTTGCCTTCACCATCCTCATAGACGATTTCGTCAACCCAACCTCGGTCAGCCTCTTTACGCCACTTAAAATGAGTGTCGGCAGTCCAAGTCTCAAAGAAGTCAACGTCCTCGTCCATGATCTTTTCAGTGTAGGCAATCGACATCGCTATCATGTCGTCATACTCATCAAGTAGAGGATACAGTACAACATCGTCATGCAGCGGCGAGAATGTGCGGCAGCGGAGCTTGTACTCTGAATTAAAACCATAGTCAGTGTTTTGTTTCTTTACCACATACCAAAGCGTGAAAATCTCACAAGCAGCAAAGAATGCGAAACCTCGCCTCATATTGACCGAGTTGATATGCGCTCGCTCATAAATGCGCTCAATCGCATTGGCTATATCTTGGCGAACTGCATTTCCCTCAATATTAGAGTACACACGTTTCACCGGCAGCGTGAACGTGAACTGGTTCACTCTCTTGCAGAGCAAACGTTCCAAACCGATTGCCAACCTTGCCGCCTTGTCGACCTTGCCGCCGCCACGCACCTTGTCACGTCTATCGTAAGTATCGTGAATAATGCGGTGTAGTTTGGGGTCAAGTACACTACGGAGATAACTCCATGATGGCGGAGTTGTCGACTTTTCTTGCAGGTCAGATATTATGGCATCAATCGGCCGATTGCGGTCTAATATCTCATCAAGTCTTTTCATTTTTCGTACGAAATTGCTGTAATTACCCTGTAAAGATAATGAAAGTATTCGAGAACCGAATACTTTTCTCACGAAAACTTTTCGAGCCCAAATACTTTCGAATAAAGAAACTTGTTCATCAATGGTTTCTCATAGCTGTTTCAGTCCGAAAATGCGCTTCGTTACTCCCAGGGCATTATCGGTCAACTGGCGCTGCCACGCTTGGTTCATGCGTGACCACTTGAAGGCATTTTGCTTTAACTGCGTTCTCAGTTCCTCGCTGGGAATCTCATCAAAGTACAGACGGATACGCTCATCTTGGTAGTCAAGTTCGATTGTTCCCCAATCCAACTCGACCTCTCTGTTCTCTGTGTTAACCATCTTGGTTAAGTTGTCAATACGCTCTTGCGCCTGCTTAATCTTTGCAAGGTTGTTGGTCAGTGCATAACTCGGGAAACCTCTGCGACCACAGAAGTCGGGTTCGAGCAGGTCTTTGGCGATTTTCTCATGCACTCCAAGGGAAACCATTTCGTCCACCTTTTCCTCATCGGTCAACAATTTCTTGCGGACGATTGCGTTGCACGCTTTCATCAACTCTTGCAACTCGGCCAGTTGGTCGACCTTCATCTGCAATCGCTCAATCTCCGCCCAACCTGTCAGTCGATGTTGGGTTGGGTGGGTCACTCGGTGAACGAACTTCTTCGCCCATTCATCAAGTTTCATTCGGGCATTACGCTCGGCTTCGTTGGCCTTCTGCATCTTCTTCACTGGAAACTTGGCAGGGCCAGTTACAGCAGGAGAGGCACAACGACTCAACGCACTCAGCCAACGTGAGGTTAGGTCAAGGTAGCGTTTCTCGAAGTCCTCTTTCAGTTCATCGGGAAGTTGCGATTGGTAGTCACGCAACTCGCTTTCCACGCTTGCCAACACGACTTCTGCTGCTCTGTCGGGTTGGAAACTGTTCCAGTAATGAGCGTCACATGCTTGCTTGCGCAAGGCTTCAACGCTCGGTCGTAGGGTAAATGTTTCTGTGTTCATTGCTCTTTGATTGTTAAGTAATACTTATCTAAAATCTCTTGGTATGCTTGAATCTTTCCTTGACGGATAGCGATACCAGTCTCGGCTTTCTCAACCTCTTGCAGGTTGGTGGCGAAAAGCGGTGCGCCTTGTTCAAGGATTCTGATACCATTTCGCAGGTTTCGCACCTCTTTCTCAATCGCTTTGATATTGGGAATGAAGCCGTTCCCGATGTGCTGTGACAGGTAGGACTTCAACTTGTTGTAAGCATCCTGCTTTATCTTTTCGTAATCCATAATCACTGATTGTTAAACTGGTGAACTTTGATTTCTGTTCCACCGCTACCGAGAAGAAACCCATCGTAGCTAAAGTCCCAGTCTTTGAACTCCAGCATTTTTACTTCACCAACATTGCCGTGAAATCGTTGACTGTTCACTCCATCAACAAGATGCCAAAAACGTCTGCAAGCATTCCTGTAACCTTTGATAATCTCAACAGGATTGATAAGCAGGTCACTTTCGCCTTTGTGTCTTACGTAAACTCTGAAAAGTCTCATTGCTCTTTACTTTGTTGGTTTATCATTAGTTCCAGTAGTCAATCATCTCCCACAAGTTCTCTCTGCTGATGTCGCCAATCGTTTTCATCGTCAGCACATTTCGGCCCTCCTTATAGGTCAAATTCTCGTAACCATCAAGGTACGCAATCATGATATTGGCTCGCACATTGCCTTTGGCGAACTTTCTTGCAATCGCCATAGCACCTGCACGAGTGTAAGCAATCTTATCTCCGAGGAAGTCTGGGTCGTACACATTTGCTCCCATTTCGTAAAACTCAATCAAGTACATTGTGCGGTACTCCTGCGTGTGGAGCGCACCGCTATTGACCTTCTTCCAGTCAATCAGAGTTTCATCGAACTTCCAGTTGTTTGTTCCGTACTCTCTCATCATTGCTCTTCGTTTCTTTATTACGTTAGTATGTTAGTTTCAATATGCAAAACTACAAAGAAATCACGATATAACCAAAGAAAAACGCAGTTAATTTGCTGAATACCAATGATTTAACTTTTACTAACTTTAGTCCACAAGTAACTTATTTACTTCCACTTCCTCAACAATGAAGTTGTTTTCCAAGCGTGAGTCACCACATTGCGACTGGCCGTTCATCATGACTTCCGCAACCTGGTCCGGGTTGCAATCACGATACTCCAACAGGACTTGTCTAACATCTTCCCAGTCAGTACAGACAGCAACCAGCTTTCTGTCATGCCTACTCAGCCACACGTCACACTCATACACCATCTGCACCTTGTTCATAGCTTTCAAATGGTTCAAATTCGACATCGTAGAAATCGTCTTCGCCGAGGACATAATCCCCGTTGCACCACCTCTCACAGACTATCTCTCTTGCTTTGGCAGGTGACTCTGCCTCAACCTTGACAACCTTGCGCAAGGTCTCTAAAATCTCGACTTTATAAATCATTGTTCATCAATTATTGTGCCTGTGGCGATAGCCTCATAAAATTCGCCATACAGCTGTTTGTAACTCTCCTCGGCAGGTTTGCCTTGGCAACTTATCGCTTTCTCCATCAGAGCAATGAGCAACATATTTTGCTCGGTCTCATCAAGCGCAATGCTAATCTTCTTCATCATCTTCGTTGTCGTTACTTGGTTCATAGTTGTTGCATGAGTTATAGGACTCAACTTTCCCGTTGTTCAGTTCACAGGTCCAGCATATCATATCGCACCCAGCGTGATAAGCGTGC
This window contains:
- a CDS encoding phage portal protein, producing the protein MKRLDEILDRNRPIDAIISDLQEKSTTPPSWSYLRSVLDPKLHRIIHDTYDRRDKVRGGGKVDKAARLAIGLERLLCKRVNQFTFTLPVKRVYSNIEGNAVRQDIANAIERIYERAHINSVNMRRGFAFFAACEIFTLWYVVKKQNTDYGFNSEYKLRCRTFSPLHDDVVLYPLLDEYDDMIAMSIAYTEKIMDEDVDFFETWTADTHFKWRKEADRGWVDEIVYEDGEGNTTYGDEILIGKIPGSYAWRDNPTWEQGTPQLREDVEYTHSRDSDVVAYNSAPILKVAGGVAGKEEKGETRRVYRVQNGGDVSYVSWNQSQEATKSHIDRSLDLFWQLNQMPDTSFKNMMALGNIGYDARMTVLMDALLRTGEESQPMIEFFERECNVIKAFIKQMNQAWASEVDNVIVTHHIQPYVMRNEEAEINLRMKANGGKAIESQLESIERFGKSKDAQATLEQIQQESAKEKSVQMNSVFEGAM
- a CDS encoding DpnD/PcfM family protein translates to MIYKVEILETLRKVVKVEAESPAKAREIVCERWCNGDYVLGEDDFYDVEFEPFESYEQGADGV